From Arachis hypogaea cultivar Tifrunner chromosome 3, arahy.Tifrunner.gnm2.J5K5, whole genome shotgun sequence:
ttaatattttttttattaaaaatctcgttttttttaagataattatTAAAGACCATTTTgagtttttctctttattttgtaaCTTTGTCTCATATAGATCAGGCGGCATATCaccaagaaataaataaataaatttaaattttgataccAGAGCATAACTGCAGATGCAAGGGAGAGACGAACGAATCCCCAGAGATTCTCAAACGCCTTTATCGAGAAGCCACTCCACGCGGTCCCGCACGTGCCGCTCAGGATGTACACAAGTTGCGCCACCACTATGAACCACCATGACCCGTTCAGCACCACCGCCGCCCCGACCAGCCCCCAGCCCAGCCTCAGCATAAGCAGCCAGCTGAGCAGCAGGTGCATCACAAGCGCCGCGGCTGCTATCCACGCCATGACCATGATCTTGCTTTGCGCCTGCAGGAACTTCTGGATCGGGAAATTCATGGCGTATGCGAAGAGCTGCGGTATCATCCAGACGGCGAACTCTCCCGCCGCCTTGGATATGGCGGCCGTCTGGCCAATAAAATTGAGGAGCGGCTTGGCGAAGACGTAGAGAAGGCTGAGGAGCAAGCAGGTGGTGTTGAGAATGACCCATGATCGCTGCATGTAAATCCCTAACATCCTCAATTGTCCCGCTCCGAAGGCTTGCCCACATAGCGTTTCCAACGCACTTCCCATCCCAAGCTGCATTCATTTCAATCAGTTACTCATGCCAAACATCCTCCCactaacaataaattttttatttttacactaGTTTAGTCTAACTTTATATTCAATATTAAATTCAATTTGTTACACAGTAGATCAGACTACAAATACAAATGTACTCTATCATAACGCCTATATCAGTTTTGAGCAGCAAAAGTCACAATACAATATACAAAGGAATCATGATTTAGCCAATTCTTATCCTTCTTATAAGTTACTAGTACACTAATCATGATTTTATTATTgcagtgatatatatatatatatatatgaaaaaatattacagagtcaattgaatttattattttttatcttacatttttaaattaataattagtaataaaaaattaataaattttaataattttttaatatttttttatatatatagaatgtTTTATTGTGAggctaattaattattatttaaattaaaaaatgattaaagactgaaaatttaaaaaataagtaatatttttttaatataaattaaaaataataaattatgctaaGCTCTAATATCCCTctaatataattatcattattaccATGATGCCGAAGCAGAAGCCGGCGATAACGGAGTTCTCGACAGAGACAGCAGCGAGCTCTAAGGTGCCAACGTGGCCAGCGAAGAGCTGAGTGATGGCGCCGAGTGAGTACTGGCAGACAGAGGTGAAGATGGCAGGGCCGGCCAGGTACCAGAGCTTCTTGGACTCGAGGAGAAACTCCCTGCCGAAGACTCTGAGGCTGCTGATCGGAGGGATGTCATGGGATTCTGTGGTGAATACGGCGGCCAAGTGGTGATCCTGTAGCGGCGGCGGTGTGAGAAGAGGGCGAGTGTAGTTGTTGTTATGATCTTGTCCCTCCATAAATGGATATGGACCTAGCTAGCTGGCTAACTAGAAAAGCACAATTGAAAATTGGGAAGACACGTTTAATTTATATGCATAAACAAAGATGGGCAGCCATGTTAATACACGTCTTATCTTATATCACTCACTCGTAATATACATGTTTTTTCTTTCTAGTTATTATGTGGAATTTAATTAATGGCTGCTATATGCGGATCTGCTTaccatattttataataaataaatttttaaaagtaaaataattagaatCTAATTATATGtaagctttttttttaattaggagtACGTGACTTTTAAAtgagtataaaaaaatatattatttaaattataattttgttgacttaattataaaatagtttaaaaatttactaaatgTTATATGCTTACATTTGTATGATGATATAttcaaaataatatattcatGGTTATGCCAAACGCTCTATACTACTTTTGTGTTAATGTTAATAAATCAATATATACTTGTTTTGTtttcatatattaaaaaaaattagtagaacgccttttaattaatattatcatttttatatTTGTAAATATGAAAATATCTACGTAGCTTTCAAAACAATAGCATATATACTATCATCGTTTCTTTCCTTTGAATTTCTATATATACTTTTATTGATAattgataatattaataaataacacGAGTTACAACttgtttttttatatacatattatGTGCATTGTCTCCTTAACATGGCGGCTACTTTTTgaaatttatgtaaaaaaaatctgattgtttaattttttttaataaaaattagtacATAAATTAAATAGTCTAATTTGTGTGAGGAAAAAACTTTAAAATTGcataaaattaattgaattgttcaattttagtattattaaatttattatttcatgcAAGAACAAATCAgatcttttgatttatttaaaagaaattattttagtgttttaaataGAAATTGGATCAACTAATTTATTTCACTACATGTATACACAACTTGCATTCGAATGATCTCTCTTCCTCCAGAATTCTCCTCCTCTCGTATTTTCCTTTATGCTTTAAAAGGTTACGTGAAGTTTACATATATTGATGTGAGAGAAAAAAATCATAAAGttagattaaaaatatattataatggtcagatttttttataaatatacgaAAGAATGAAATTTATATGGGaaaatttgttaaatattattgttttatttaaaattttatttaaaaaattaaaatgtgtaatttgtgagaagatacattttaaaatgttaaagagagtatcatatattttatacaaGTCAGGTATCCTATACTGATATTTGGTGGATTCATTCAAATTTAAACTAAATATGTAACCGAGGAAGCGAGCGTATAAgagatatttttaatgtatattgaaAGTTACTCTCAAATGTCGTTCATTGAGTTGTATATTGAGTTCGAACAATCTAAAGCCAACCGAAATATTAATCGAGAAGATTACAACAGTGACAGTGAGAAAGAGTTTGAAAGTAATTACGAAGTCATTGGTCCAGATGGTGACGAAGATCAAGCTAATTAACGACACTATGAAGATAGATGGGGAGAGGGagaaaaaatgtcggtaaagatttttacGAAAATaacgcgttgcaagtatagttctaaaccgaccaTTAAACCTCaaacaaaatttaatttgtttgttacaatgcaaacccaataaaaataaactgaagtatttaaacctcgggtcatctctcaaggaattgcagggaagtatgtttattattgattacgaaaagtatatttttgagtttttgaaataaggaacaagtaatgtaaataacaaggaaataaaataataactaagaaaagtcctaacaatgattgagaattagaattcctatcctcattatcatcatcaattgtgatggtaattgacttttgctttcacttagttaacctctaataatgaaggaaagtcaagtgaaaaaaatcaacttaagttcagaAATTCTAATCAAatactagatttagtgaagtctaAGCCAGCTAGCAATTTTCagtcaccaatcaacaaaagaatattgataactcaagagtctctaattgattaATCTaaattaagaacataaaaatctaaattaaaatccagccaatcattttatcaaacacttggaaggcataacataaaaacaaaaaaaagctaacaaggaatattaaatttaaacaaccaattgcaagcatcaatgactaaaaattaatgaaaacaatcataaacataaaaacataaattgcattaatatgaaTCAAAAGAAACaaggagaattcataaactaaattggtaaCATaaggaaatcaacaagagaaatacataaaccaaagtactagaacaaataagagtagaagaaaactaaattaaagtaagatAGAATTCTGAAATTAAGAAGAACTAAAACTAAAACCCTAaacttagagagaggagagagtctctctctctagaaaactacatctaaacctaactaatgtgaatgaatgtgtgaatgaatgaatctCCCCTTCCAGCTTCATTCTGTAGCCTCTAATCAATATTTTCAgacttgaaactgggccaaaaacagtcTAGAAATTGCCTCCAGCGAATTTTGATATCTGCAGCACGTGACactttgtcacgcgtacgtgtcagctatacgtacgcgtcgctgaacaaTTCCTagtatgacgcgtacgcatcgcttgtaTGCTGTGccagccacgtgtacgcgtcgtccacgcgttcgcgtcaatgcCAGCTCCTCAAAACATCAttttcttgcgttccttccacttttacatgcttccttttcgtcctctaagccattcctaccttgaaaaacctgaaatcacttaacacatatcacgacatcgaatgataataagagatgattaaaattagcaaatttaaggccaaagaagcatgt
This genomic window contains:
- the LOC112791748 gene encoding protein DETOXIFICATION 29, translating into MEGQDHNNNYTRPLLTPPPLQDHHLAAVFTTESHDIPPISSLRVFGREFLLESKKLWYLAGPAIFTSVCQYSLGAITQLFAGHVGTLELAAVSVENSVIAGFCFGIMLGMGSALETLCGQAFGAGQLRMLGIYMQRSWVILNTTCLLLSLLYVFAKPLLNFIGQTAAISKAAGEFAVWMIPQLFAYAMNFPIQKFLQAQSKIMVMAWIAAAALVMHLLLSWLLMLRLGWGLVGAAVVLNGSWWFIVVAQLVYILSGTCGTAWSGFSIKAFENLWGFVRLSLASAVMLCLEMWYFMALILFAGYLKNAEVSVDALSICMNILGWTVMVSFGMNAAVSVRVSNELGASHPRAAKFSLVVAVITSFVLGLAMSLVLIMFRKQYPSLFSNDSAVKELVMELTPMLAFCIIINNVQPVLSGVAVGAGWQSLVAYVNIACYYLFGVPLGLILGYALDFGVIGIWSGMLTGTIVQTCVLFIIVYRTDWDKEASLAEDRIKKWGGHKDSKPNGVANNDQQT